A genome region from Nocardiopsis exhalans includes the following:
- a CDS encoding helix-turn-helix domain-containing protein has protein sequence MAVEVMAWVWNHSRTKNSARLVLLAIADCASGDGTNAWPSNKELCRKTRLTDRSVQSAIQQCIELGELDVELNGGRRGTNMYTVLMRTPEDLSPPKKARGEDPAPPKNVRGSAKSQVSSATPEGSSAPEKSSGAKNLRPTPEESSDGTVQEPSGERESLFPDLGAEANAPTPDALFEAFWSAYPKKKAKGDARKAWGQVLKRGAEPHTIVAAAHQYARERDGEDPQYTAYPATWLRSERYADEPDPMYQPPRQRAGSHQPYRNPTTYGSNPDPWA, from the coding sequence GTGGCCGTTGAAGTCATGGCGTGGGTGTGGAACCACTCACGAACGAAGAACTCAGCCCGCCTGGTGCTGCTCGCCATCGCGGACTGTGCCTCCGGAGACGGCACCAACGCCTGGCCGTCCAACAAGGAGCTGTGCCGCAAGACCCGTCTCACTGACCGGTCCGTGCAGTCGGCCATCCAGCAGTGCATCGAGCTGGGCGAGTTGGATGTGGAGCTCAACGGCGGACGCCGGGGCACGAACATGTACACGGTCCTCATGCGGACCCCCGAAGATCTTTCGCCCCCGAAGAAAGCTCGGGGGGAAGATCCTGCACCCCCGAAGAATGTTCGGGGGTCGGCGAAATCGCAGGTCAGCTCGGCAACCCCCGAAGGATCTTCGGCCCCCGAAAAATCTTCCGGGGCGAAGAATTTGCGCCCAACCCCCGAAGAATCTTCGGACGGAACCGTCCAGGAACCGTCAGGAGAAAGAGAGTCTCTCTTCCCCGACCTCGGCGCGGAGGCGAACGCGCCAACCCCTGACGCTCTCTTCGAGGCGTTCTGGAGCGCGTACCCGAAGAAGAAGGCGAAGGGCGACGCCCGCAAGGCGTGGGGGCAGGTGCTCAAGCGCGGAGCGGAGCCGCACACCATCGTCGCCGCCGCCCACCAGTACGCCCGAGAACGTGACGGCGAGGACCCCCAGTACACCGCCTATCCGGCCACGTGGCTGCGCTCCGAGCGGTACGCCGACGAGCCCGACCCGATGTACCAGCCGCCCCGCCAAAGAGCCGGAAGCCACCAGCCCTACCGCAACCCCACCACCTACGGCTCCAACCCCGACCCCTGGGCCTAA
- a CDS encoding HNH endonuclease: MTGPSRAVRELVWDRDGGACVWCGRAVSPEWHSIHHRTNRGAGGSRRRELNLPGNLVLLHGTGTTGCHGLITCDAASAREAKRRGIVLSKLSIVPPAEVPVLYANSVWARIGDDGSWSAVGTPFSNPA, from the coding sequence ATGACCGGACCGAGCAGGGCCGTTCGCGAGCTGGTGTGGGACCGCGACGGGGGAGCGTGTGTGTGGTGTGGACGGGCGGTCAGCCCGGAGTGGCACAGCATTCACCACCGCACCAACCGGGGCGCGGGCGGGTCCCGGCGCCGGGAGCTGAATCTGCCCGGCAACCTGGTGTTGCTGCACGGCACCGGTACGACCGGTTGCCACGGCCTGATCACGTGCGACGCCGCCAGCGCGAGGGAAGCGAAGCGGCGCGGCATCGTGCTCTCGAAGCTGTCGATCGTGCCACCTGCCGAAGTGCCGGTCCTGTATGCGAACAGCGTGTGGGCGCGGATCGGTGATGACGGCTCTTGGAGTGCGGTAGGCACACCTTTCAGTAACCCTGCGTAG
- a CDS encoding ATP-binding protein, with the protein MATALASESLLGRLARIARQRGLDTTPGPINDGPSPDEPGHPAYHHRQRVNAALAKLNRAVPPRYTNATADMPQVARWASEVAMNPTTADSLMLWGPTGTGKTHLAYGALRLIAESGPGRFGVVAATFPDLYAALRPGASDPVERERTMRRVMQTPLLLLDDLGTTKDSAWTEETTYRIINHRYNRCLPMIITSNESPIALPNLVGDRIASRLIEMTTRVEVSGADRRKVAR; encoded by the coding sequence ATGGCTACCGCTCTCGCCAGCGAATCCCTCCTCGGTCGCCTGGCGCGCATCGCCCGCCAGCGCGGCCTGGACACCACCCCCGGGCCGATCAACGACGGCCCGTCCCCCGACGAACCGGGGCACCCGGCGTACCACCACCGCCAGCGCGTGAACGCCGCACTCGCCAAGCTCAACCGGGCGGTACCGCCCCGGTACACGAACGCGACCGCCGATATGCCTCAGGTGGCGAGGTGGGCGAGTGAAGTTGCCATGAACCCGACGACCGCGGATTCCCTCATGCTGTGGGGCCCCACTGGCACGGGGAAAACCCACCTCGCGTATGGAGCCCTGCGACTGATCGCGGAATCCGGACCGGGCCGGTTCGGAGTGGTCGCTGCGACGTTCCCGGATCTGTACGCCGCCCTCCGCCCCGGCGCGTCAGATCCGGTGGAGCGCGAGCGCACCATGCGCCGCGTGATGCAGACCCCGCTTCTACTCCTGGACGACCTCGGCACCACCAAGGACAGCGCGTGGACCGAGGAGACGACGTACCGGATCATCAACCACCGCTATAACCGGTGCCTGCCGATGATCATCACGAGCAACGAGTCCCCGATCGCACTGCCGAACCTGGTGGGTGACCGGATCGCGTCTCGCCTGATCGAAATGACGACCCGTGTCGAGGTCTCCGGAGCCGACCGCCGCAAGGTGGCCCGGTGA
- a CDS encoding WhiB family transcriptional regulator, giving the protein MSWQDRALCAETDPEAFYPGKGQTPDQALAVCSRCEVRRACLEYALATRERYGVWGGTTQDERRAMWNENEDEECAA; this is encoded by the coding sequence ATGTCGTGGCAGGACCGGGCGCTGTGTGCGGAGACCGACCCGGAGGCGTTCTACCCCGGCAAGGGGCAGACGCCCGACCAGGCGTTGGCGGTGTGCTCGCGGTGCGAAGTTCGACGGGCCTGTCTGGAGTACGCGCTCGCTACCCGGGAGCGCTACGGCGTCTGGGGCGGCACCACACAGGACGAACGCCGCGCCATGTGGAACGAGAACGAAGACGAGGAGTGTGCGGCATGA
- a CDS encoding single-stranded DNA-binding protein — MAGETQITLIGNLVDDPELRFTPSGAAVANFRVASTPRTFDRASGEWRDGESMFLSCTVWRQYAENVAESLQRGVRVIVQGRLKQRSFETREGQERTVYEIDVEEVGPALRNATATVTRQQRSADHHQQSNRSTSGYGHTGGHQPPADDPWAFPNQQTPF; from the coding sequence ATGGCAGGCGAAACCCAGATAACCCTGATCGGCAACCTCGTCGATGACCCTGAACTTCGCTTCACGCCCAGTGGAGCCGCGGTCGCCAACTTCCGCGTGGCCTCGACGCCCCGCACCTTCGACCGCGCCTCGGGAGAGTGGCGGGACGGGGAATCCATGTTCCTCTCCTGCACCGTGTGGCGTCAGTACGCGGAGAACGTGGCCGAGAGCCTGCAACGCGGTGTGCGCGTCATCGTGCAGGGCCGCCTGAAGCAGCGGTCCTTCGAGACCCGCGAGGGCCAGGAGCGGACCGTCTACGAGATCGACGTCGAAGAGGTCGGCCCGGCCCTGCGCAACGCCACCGCGACCGTGACCAGACAGCAGCGGTCTGCCGACCACCACCAGCAGAGCAACCGCTCCACCAGCGGATACGGGCACACGGGCGGTCACCAGCCCCCGGCAGACGACCCCTGGGCCTTCCCCAACCAGCAAACCCCGTTCTAA